Genomic DNA from Rhodothermales bacterium:
TCTTTACCGGACTCCACGATGGCCGCGCACACCTCGATCTCCGCCATCTCGCGGTTGGCGAACTCGATCGCGAACTCCTGCACCTTGAGATCCAGAATAGCCGGAAATACCGGCGCAAACGTGCGGTTCGCCACCGGCCGGCCGATGTAGTTGCCAAAACAGAGGTGGACACTGATGCGTGCGTTCACCCCGTCCAGCATCCCATTAAACAGGTCGATAAACGCCTTCGGCGTATCCTTGTGCACGGCGGCAGAGGGTTCGTCCAGCTGGATAAAATCCACGCCGGCGGCCACCAGGGCCTTTAATTCCCGGTTGATGATCTGCGCGAAGCGGTGGGCGACCTCCATCCGGTCTTTGTAGATCTTCCCCGGCGCGATCCGGCCGGCGAGGGTGTACGGGCCGGGCACGGGTATCTTGATGGGTCGCGTCGTGCGGGTTCTGGCATACCGATACTCGGCCACGAGCCCCAGGCCGTCCGGTGCGTCGAACGTCTCGTGGGCCTCGTAGCGCTCGCGCTGGTCGTGCCCCCCCGGGCCGATGCGA
This window encodes:
- a CDS encoding cobalamin-independent methionine synthase II family protein; its protein translation is MIKTSVIGSYAWPAWFITAVDAMQQGQYGLKDIEETLNDAVDLAIREQEEAGVDIISDGEMRRLGFFTADFYGRLQGLTELPPLRRIGPGGHDQRERYEAHETFDAPDGLGLVAEYRYARTRTTRPIKIPVPGPYTLAGRIAPGKIYKDRMEVAHRFAQIINRELKALVAAGVDFIQLDEPSAAVHKDTPKAFIDLFNGMLDGVNARISVHLCFGNYIGRPVANRTFAPVFPAILDLKVQEFAIEFANREMAEIEVCAAIVESGKDVAAGLVDVKNYFIETPEIVAERIRKTLKHVPPERLTVTPDCGFSQTARWASRAKMNAMVAGTRIVNASL